Sequence from the Desulfovibrio sp. UIB00 genome:
GATATCTATATCTATGCCCGCATTAAACGTAAAAACAATTTCAACGTTACCATATGAATCGCTTGAAGACCGCATGTAGAGCAGATTATCAACACCTTTCATCTGCTGCTCAATAACCTGGGTAACGCTTTGATCCACAGTAGCCGCAGAAGCACCAGGGTACTGCCCCATAATGGATATCTGCGGAGCGGCAATATCGGGGTAATGGGCAATGGGCAGCGAGCTAAGGGCAAGCCCACCGCACAGCATGATCATGATGGCGATGACACAAGAAAAAATAGGGCGGTTAATAAAGAAAGCAGCCATTTAGTACCTGCCCTGCTGAGGGTTGGCATCTTTCTTTATATTGGCTGCCGAGGCCTGCTCTCCCCTGACCTTCTCAAGGGGCAAGGCTTTTTGAAGCCCTTCAACCACTACGATATCCCCGGCTTCAAGCCCGGATTTGACCAGCCAATAGCCACCATAAGGGCGGTCGAGCACAACATCCTTTTTCACTACGGCAAAAGTCTCGTCCGGGTGTTTTGCACTGGTCTGAACATTCAGTTTTTTTAGAGTGAGCACAAAATGCCCGCCAGACGCCCCAGACAACACGGACCGTTGTGGCAGCAGCAAGGCATTTTCAATAGCACCTTCTTCAATCGATACACGCACATACATACCGGGAAGCAGTAGCCCCTCAGGATTGGGAAATATTGCCCGCAGGTTCACACTGCCCGTGGTCTGAGTCACGCTGATTTCTGAGAACAGCAAGTCACCCAGTATCCATTGTGTAGCTCCGGTAGAATCGGGAGACATGGCATAAGGGCTGCCGTCTTCAAGCGTAAGGCGAGCCCGCGTTGCCGCACTCTTGCCCCAGGCTGAACCAAGCTGGGAAGCAATACGACGTAAACGCAGCATATCTGCGCTTGACTGAGTCATGTCCACATATA
This genomic interval carries:
- a CDS encoding efflux RND transporter periplasmic adaptor subunit encodes the protein MKPKHQKFMIVFILFCISFLQSGCSDNDPSSNTISLVRYITISKERIALTSDLPGRVTALVTAEVRPQVDGIIQERLFEEGADVEKGDVLYKLDAAVYQAAYDTAKAELDEALISVQAQQKRENRVRSLASANAVSQQSLEDSTADNGRAKARVARAKAALETAEINLAYTRIKAPVSGRIGRSSVTPGALVNANQSAPLAVIQQIDRVYVDMTQSSADMLRLRRIASQLGSAWGKSAATRARLTLEDGSPYAMSPDSTGATQWILGDLLFSEISVTQTTGSVNLRAIFPNPEGLLLPGMYVRVSIEEGAIENALLLPQRSVLSGASGGHFVLTLKKLNVQTSAKHPDETFAVVKKDVVLDRPYGGYWLVKSGLEAGDIVVVEGLQKALPLEKVRGEQASAANIKKDANPQQGRY